One Luteibacter sp. 9135 DNA segment encodes these proteins:
- a CDS encoding Dps family protein, with translation MAIDIGIAKNDRETVAEHLSKLLADTYSLYLKTHNFHWNVTGPQFNSLHAMFEVQYNALWLAADEVAERIRILDVFAPGSYSQFGKLTSIKEEAGVPDWKTMVAQLVEGHEIAAATSRDTIRAAETVGDEGTADMVTGRLKEHEKTAWMLRSLLA, from the coding sequence ATGGCCATCGATATCGGCATTGCCAAGAACGATCGTGAAACGGTTGCCGAGCACCTCTCGAAGCTGCTCGCCGATACGTACTCGCTCTACCTGAAGACCCATAATTTCCATTGGAACGTGACCGGACCGCAGTTCAACAGCCTGCATGCCATGTTCGAGGTGCAGTACAACGCTCTTTGGCTGGCCGCCGACGAGGTCGCCGAGCGCATTCGTATCCTCGACGTGTTCGCGCCCGGCTCGTACAGCCAGTTTGGCAAGCTCACCTCGATCAAGGAAGAAGCCGGCGTGCCGGACTGGAAAACCATGGTGGCCCAGTTGGTCGAAGGCCATGAAATCGCCGCCGCCACCTCGCGCGACACCATCCGTGCCGCCGAGACCGTGGGCGACGAAGGCACCGCCGACATGGTGACCGGCCGCCTCAAGGAACACGAGAAAACGGCCTGGATGCTGCGTTCGCTGCTCGCCTGA